A single Amia ocellicauda isolate fAmiCal2 chromosome 9, fAmiCal2.hap1, whole genome shotgun sequence DNA region contains:
- the bean1 gene encoding protein BEAN1 isoform X2, giving the protein MLMKLICSVSSNQSSPVNEYPDCREGGSEASLLVSPLVVAGIVIGLVLFLSCVTIIVGSLRKDGRLRNPHLRTESSFAPDGFSYGGSIGELRSTCIEEFPPAFDFDSYVETLSQVNVMYPDSPPHYEECVGPGATQIYVPTDDPPPYSLTDPCQAEGLQQPRTSLEMQELRGGASWVIGRASRYPIGLQELRQQPISSISLSALPLEDAPPYETVVSGQNQPIPLIPLDVLKHTATENNRQQSVCHRIL; this is encoded by the exons TGAGCTCGAATCAGAGCAGCCCAGTCAATGAGTATCCTGACTGCAGGGAGGGCGGCAGTGAGGCCAGCCTGCTGGTGTCCCCCCTGGTGGTGGCAGGCATCGTCATTGGCCTGGTGCTCTTCTTGTCCTGCGTCACCATCATTGTGGGCAGCTTGCGCAAGGACGGGCGCCTCCGAAACCCACACCTGCGCACCGAGTCCAGCTTCG CCCCTGATGGCTTTTCTTACGGTGGATCTATTGGAGAGCTGAGATCAACGTGTATTGAAGAATTCCCACCAGCATTTGATTTCGACTCGTATGTGGAAACACTCTCCCAAGTCAACGTCATGTACCCTGACTCACCACCTCA CTATGAAGAATGCGTGGGCCCTGGCGCGACACAGATATACGTCCCTACAGATGATCCTCCTCCGTACTCCCTCACTGACCCCTGTCAGGCCGAGGGGCTCCAGCAGCCGCGCACCAGCCTGGAGATGCAGGAGCTGAGGGGTGGGGCCTCCTGGGTCATAGGGAGGGCTTCCAGATATCCAATCGGACTGCAGGAGCTTAGACAGCAGCCAATCTCTTCCATTTCCCTCTCAGCCTTGCCCCTGGAGGATGCCCCACCTTATGAGACTGTTGTTAGTGGACAAAACCAGCCAATCCCACTTATCCCTCTGGACGTCCTCAAGCACACAGCCACAGAGAACAATCGACAGCAATCTGTGTGCCATAGGATCCTCTAA